The following are from one region of the Magallana gigas chromosome 6, xbMagGiga1.1, whole genome shotgun sequence genome:
- the LOC105340344 gene encoding uncharacterized protein, with translation MSSKRKLGDDVDETMKKKHCSMCVFNKEQMFQLFSDSESRLIERMDVGSGKHESQGESQKSNAQCHNFPVNSFPLQGLNNNNSSINRNLSPQQCVRCLAGEPGHFQHVNS, from the exons ATGTCTTCAAAACGGAAACTTGGCGATGATGTTGATGAAACTATGAAG AAGAAACACTGCAGCATGTGTGTCTTTAATAAAGAGCAGATGTTTCAGCTATTTTCGGATAGTGAATCTCGTCTGATAGAAAGAATGGATGTTGGAAGTGGGAAGCATGAATCTCAG GGAGAATCTCAAAAATCAAATGCGCAGTGCCATAATTTCCCTGTCAATAGTTTCCCTCTACAAGGCCTCAACAATAACAACAGCAGCATCAACAGAAACCTGTCTCCTCAGCAGTGTGTGAGGTGCCTGGCAGGGGAACCG GGTCATTTCCAGCATGTGAACAGTTGA
- the LOC105340341 gene encoding endoplasmic reticulum membrane-associated RNA degradation protein isoform X3: MESLQLKTCLSPKVHSLIVEVGRSRKKVEEGVSCLTSEGFIHWEQARCYLSEMTITDGYDYFLSCVESLSPVFFEVEGHLLSKQQEEIWMKHKIYLEWIPEPHLSTVEDSLNFLNSPNPSHHILALQLMSSILERTLGDVFENESSSQCPSLLKDILNSEEINQVFGKHVVQILRALMGPPTSLNLRNVVWHGFPNIGEIPRRYGCFLYLTLPSLGKILDEKGKGIQTHRQLMKLSLNVDNTCDIPDLIPQIPLVKELIEVTQPFHSRQALLQCSLELMAERRYTYAVALLLPQLEHILRLMFASVNNCSERVLTAESDTLYTTLDEIFEKYLPNGDVNKISEALGESLMDLLFDLMIYPEGPRVRDKVSHGEANLQDIPESLALAVLVAVVMVMWKCSEFTTSNENELIKDLAIFESLYCSAFHPMSIIKQKIVQILDIVAKLPDAMQYDETLSLKVLSPTFELCKEDREMFEEIQSVTEDLVLFICQDWDIQLTPEEINKCLFQVFSDGKVIIKLCLKEKLSTLYRFSANQQISQASNSHISGRTGACLAEIAGLLTRVLTELECMIVQVLSALRSRQEQLEKRLLRSRQRDNLMRLIRGCPFFHHCVHFVLLVCSWKLLTLNKQTGPKLIR, from the exons ATGGAAAGTTTACAACTGAAAACATGCCTCTCTCCAAAAGTTCACTCTTTGATAGTGGAGGTTGGAAGAAGCAGAAAGAAGGTGGAGGAAGGAGTGTCCTGTTTAACCTCAGAGGGCTTCATCCATTGGGAACAAGCACGCTGTTACCTCTCAG AAATGACAATAACTGATGGCTATGACTACTTTCTGTCCTGTGTGGAGTCTTTGTCTCCAGTATTCTTTGAAGTGGAGGGGCACCTGTTGTCAAAGCAACAGGAAGAAATTTGGATGAAGCACAAGATTTACCTTGAATGGATACCAGAGCCTCATCTTTCT ACAGTAGAAGATTCTCTGAACTTTCTGAACTCACCTAATCCGTCCCACCATATCCTAGCTCTACAGCTGATGTCGTCCATTCTAGAGAGAACACTGGGTGAT gtttttgaaaatgaaagttcCTCTCAATGCCCTTCCCTTTTGAAAGACATTCTTAACTCAGAGGAGATAAACCAAGTGTTTGGAAAACATGTG GTACAGATTTTGCGAGCGTTGATGGGCCCACCGACATCGCTGAACCTGAGGAATGTAGTGTGGCATGGATTTCCTAACATTGGGGAAATACCAAGGAG ATATGGATGTTTTCTTTACCTTACCCTTCCAAGCTTGGGTAAAATCTTAGATGAGAAGGGGAAGGGTATACAGACCCATAGACAGCTGATGAAGCTCAGTCTCAACGTGGATAATACATGTGATATTCCTG ACTTGATCCCACAAATTCCACTGGTGAAGGAGTTGATTGAGGTCACGCAACCATTCCACAGCCGGCAGGCATTGTTACAGTGCTCGCTCGAGTTGATGGCGGAGAGGCGGTATACATATGCAGTCGCCTTGTTACTTCCTCAgctagaacacattttacgacTGATGTTTGCCTCAGTCAACAACTGCTCAGAGCGAGTTCTTACAGCCGAG TCAGATACATTGTACACAACACTGGATGAG atttttgaaaaatacttgcCAAATGgagatgtaaacaaaatttctgAGGCACTTGGAGAAAGCCTCATG GATTTGTTGTTTGACCTCATGATCTACCCTGAGGGACCTAGGGTTCGAGACAAGGTCAGCCATGGAGAGGCCAACTTACAGGATATCCCAGAATCCTTGGCCCTTGCTGTTCTTGTTGCTGTGGTAATGGTCATGTGGAAATGTTCAGAATTTACAACTTCCAATGAG aatgaGTTAATAAAAGATCTAGCCATATTTGAGTCCCTGTACTGCTCTGCATTCCACCCTATGTCAATTATCAAGCAAAAG ATAGTACAAATATTGGATATTGTTGCCAAGTTACCTGATGCCATGCAGTATGATGAAACTTTATCTTTAAA AGTTCTTAGTCCAACATTTGAGCTATGCAAGGAGGACAGAGAAATGTTCGAGGAGATACAGAGTGTTACTGAAGACTTGGTGCTGTTTATTTGTCAGGACTGGGATATTCAGCTGACTCCCGAGGAAATCAACAAATG TCTTTTTCAGGTGTTTAGTGATGGGAAAGTAATAATCAAGCTTTGTTTGAAGGAGAAACTCTCTACTCTCTATAGATTCAGTGCCAACCAACAAATTTCCCAG GCATCTAACAGTCACATCAGTGGACGGACAGGTGCTTGTCTGGCGGAGATTGCTGGTCTGTTGACTCGAGTGTTGACAGAGCTAGAGTGCATGATTGTACAGGTGCTGAGTGCACTAAGGTCAAGACAGGAACAGCTGGAGAAGAGGCTACTCAGATCCAGACAGAGGGACAACCTTATGCGGCTCATCAGAGG CTGTCCATTCTTTCACCACTGTGTACACTTCGTATTGCTGGTCTGTTCCTGGAAGCTGCTTACTCTAAACAAGCAGACAGGTCCCAAACTTATCAGGTAA
- the LOC105340341 gene encoding endoplasmic reticulum membrane-associated RNA degradation protein isoform X1, translated as MESLQLKTCLSPKVHSLIVEVGRSRKKVEEGVSCLTSEGFIHWEQARCYLSEMTITDGYDYFLSCVESLSPVFFEVEGHLLSKQQEEIWMKHKIYLEWIPEPHLSTVEDSLNFLNSPNPSHHILALQLMSSILERTLGDVFENESSSQCPSLLKDILNSEEINQVFGKHVVQILRALMGPPTSLNLRNVVWHGFPNIGEIPRRYGCFLYLTLPSLGKILDEKGKGIQTHRQLMKLSLNVDNTCDIPDLIPQIPLVKELIEVTQPFHSRQALLQCSLELMAERRYTYAVALLLPQLEHILRLMFASVNNCSERVLTAESDTLYTTLDEIFEKYLPNGDVNKISEALGESLMDLLFDLMIYPEGPRVRDKVSHGEANLQDIPESLALAVLVAVVMVMWKCSEFTTSNENELIKDLAIFESLYCSAFHPMSIIKQKIVQILDIVAKLPDAMQYDETLSLKVLSPTFELCKEDREMFEEIQSVTEDLVLFICQDWDIQLTPEEINKCLFQVFSDGKVIIKLCLKEKLSTLYRFSANQQISQASNSHISGRTGACLAEIAGLLTRVLTELECMIVQVLSALRSRQEQLEKRLLRSRQRDNLMRLIRGCPFFHHCVHFVLLVCSWKLLTLNKQTGPKLIRFLKQLLQFVENLRTFTSSDKNKWTECVSLYREFIPKVKVTLSDLMNTPTSRK; from the exons ATGGAAAGTTTACAACTGAAAACATGCCTCTCTCCAAAAGTTCACTCTTTGATAGTGGAGGTTGGAAGAAGCAGAAAGAAGGTGGAGGAAGGAGTGTCCTGTTTAACCTCAGAGGGCTTCATCCATTGGGAACAAGCACGCTGTTACCTCTCAG AAATGACAATAACTGATGGCTATGACTACTTTCTGTCCTGTGTGGAGTCTTTGTCTCCAGTATTCTTTGAAGTGGAGGGGCACCTGTTGTCAAAGCAACAGGAAGAAATTTGGATGAAGCACAAGATTTACCTTGAATGGATACCAGAGCCTCATCTTTCT ACAGTAGAAGATTCTCTGAACTTTCTGAACTCACCTAATCCGTCCCACCATATCCTAGCTCTACAGCTGATGTCGTCCATTCTAGAGAGAACACTGGGTGAT gtttttgaaaatgaaagttcCTCTCAATGCCCTTCCCTTTTGAAAGACATTCTTAACTCAGAGGAGATAAACCAAGTGTTTGGAAAACATGTG GTACAGATTTTGCGAGCGTTGATGGGCCCACCGACATCGCTGAACCTGAGGAATGTAGTGTGGCATGGATTTCCTAACATTGGGGAAATACCAAGGAG ATATGGATGTTTTCTTTACCTTACCCTTCCAAGCTTGGGTAAAATCTTAGATGAGAAGGGGAAGGGTATACAGACCCATAGACAGCTGATGAAGCTCAGTCTCAACGTGGATAATACATGTGATATTCCTG ACTTGATCCCACAAATTCCACTGGTGAAGGAGTTGATTGAGGTCACGCAACCATTCCACAGCCGGCAGGCATTGTTACAGTGCTCGCTCGAGTTGATGGCGGAGAGGCGGTATACATATGCAGTCGCCTTGTTACTTCCTCAgctagaacacattttacgacTGATGTTTGCCTCAGTCAACAACTGCTCAGAGCGAGTTCTTACAGCCGAG TCAGATACATTGTACACAACACTGGATGAG atttttgaaaaatacttgcCAAATGgagatgtaaacaaaatttctgAGGCACTTGGAGAAAGCCTCATG GATTTGTTGTTTGACCTCATGATCTACCCTGAGGGACCTAGGGTTCGAGACAAGGTCAGCCATGGAGAGGCCAACTTACAGGATATCCCAGAATCCTTGGCCCTTGCTGTTCTTGTTGCTGTGGTAATGGTCATGTGGAAATGTTCAGAATTTACAACTTCCAATGAG aatgaGTTAATAAAAGATCTAGCCATATTTGAGTCCCTGTACTGCTCTGCATTCCACCCTATGTCAATTATCAAGCAAAAG ATAGTACAAATATTGGATATTGTTGCCAAGTTACCTGATGCCATGCAGTATGATGAAACTTTATCTTTAAA AGTTCTTAGTCCAACATTTGAGCTATGCAAGGAGGACAGAGAAATGTTCGAGGAGATACAGAGTGTTACTGAAGACTTGGTGCTGTTTATTTGTCAGGACTGGGATATTCAGCTGACTCCCGAGGAAATCAACAAATG TCTTTTTCAGGTGTTTAGTGATGGGAAAGTAATAATCAAGCTTTGTTTGAAGGAGAAACTCTCTACTCTCTATAGATTCAGTGCCAACCAACAAATTTCCCAG GCATCTAACAGTCACATCAGTGGACGGACAGGTGCTTGTCTGGCGGAGATTGCTGGTCTGTTGACTCGAGTGTTGACAGAGCTAGAGTGCATGATTGTACAGGTGCTGAGTGCACTAAGGTCAAGACAGGAACAGCTGGAGAAGAGGCTACTCAGATCCAGACAGAGGGACAACCTTATGCGGCTCATCAGAGG CTGTCCATTCTTTCACCACTGTGTACACTTCGTATTGCTGGTCTGTTCCTGGAAGCTGCTTACTCTAAACAAGCAGACAGGTCCCAAACTTATCAG GTTTCTGAAGCAGCTTCTACAGTTTGTCGAAAACCTAAGGACATTTACCAGTTCAGACAAAAATAAGTGGACAGAATGTGTGTCCTTGTACAGGGAGTTCATAcccaaggtcaaggtcacattgAGTGATCTTATGAACACACCAACCTCCAGAAAATGA
- the LOC105340341 gene encoding endoplasmic reticulum membrane-associated RNA degradation protein isoform X2, whose protein sequence is MESLQLKTCLSPKVHSLIVEVGRSRKKVEEGVSCLTSEGFIHWEQARCYLSEMTITDGYDYFLSCVESLSPVFFEVEGHLLSKQQEEIWMKHKIYLEWIPEPHLSTVEDSLNFLNSPNPSHHILALQLMSSILERTLGDVFENESSSQCPSLLKDILNSEEINQVFGKHVVQILRALMGPPTSLNLRNVVWHGFPNIGEIPRRYGCFLYLTLPSLGKILDEKGKGIQTHRQLMKLSLNVDNTCDIPDLIPQIPLVKELIEVTQPFHSRQALLQCSLELMAERRYTYAVALLLPQLEHILRLMFASVNNCSERVLTAESDTLYTTLDEDLLFDLMIYPEGPRVRDKVSHGEANLQDIPESLALAVLVAVVMVMWKCSEFTTSNENELIKDLAIFESLYCSAFHPMSIIKQKIVQILDIVAKLPDAMQYDETLSLKVLSPTFELCKEDREMFEEIQSVTEDLVLFICQDWDIQLTPEEINKCLFQVFSDGKVIIKLCLKEKLSTLYRFSANQQISQASNSHISGRTGACLAEIAGLLTRVLTELECMIVQVLSALRSRQEQLEKRLLRSRQRDNLMRLIRGCPFFHHCVHFVLLVCSWKLLTLNKQTGPKLIRFLKQLLQFVENLRTFTSSDKNKWTECVSLYREFIPKVKVTLSDLMNTPTSRK, encoded by the exons ATGGAAAGTTTACAACTGAAAACATGCCTCTCTCCAAAAGTTCACTCTTTGATAGTGGAGGTTGGAAGAAGCAGAAAGAAGGTGGAGGAAGGAGTGTCCTGTTTAACCTCAGAGGGCTTCATCCATTGGGAACAAGCACGCTGTTACCTCTCAG AAATGACAATAACTGATGGCTATGACTACTTTCTGTCCTGTGTGGAGTCTTTGTCTCCAGTATTCTTTGAAGTGGAGGGGCACCTGTTGTCAAAGCAACAGGAAGAAATTTGGATGAAGCACAAGATTTACCTTGAATGGATACCAGAGCCTCATCTTTCT ACAGTAGAAGATTCTCTGAACTTTCTGAACTCACCTAATCCGTCCCACCATATCCTAGCTCTACAGCTGATGTCGTCCATTCTAGAGAGAACACTGGGTGAT gtttttgaaaatgaaagttcCTCTCAATGCCCTTCCCTTTTGAAAGACATTCTTAACTCAGAGGAGATAAACCAAGTGTTTGGAAAACATGTG GTACAGATTTTGCGAGCGTTGATGGGCCCACCGACATCGCTGAACCTGAGGAATGTAGTGTGGCATGGATTTCCTAACATTGGGGAAATACCAAGGAG ATATGGATGTTTTCTTTACCTTACCCTTCCAAGCTTGGGTAAAATCTTAGATGAGAAGGGGAAGGGTATACAGACCCATAGACAGCTGATGAAGCTCAGTCTCAACGTGGATAATACATGTGATATTCCTG ACTTGATCCCACAAATTCCACTGGTGAAGGAGTTGATTGAGGTCACGCAACCATTCCACAGCCGGCAGGCATTGTTACAGTGCTCGCTCGAGTTGATGGCGGAGAGGCGGTATACATATGCAGTCGCCTTGTTACTTCCTCAgctagaacacattttacgacTGATGTTTGCCTCAGTCAACAACTGCTCAGAGCGAGTTCTTACAGCCGAG TCAGATACATTGTACACAACACTGGATGAG GATTTGTTGTTTGACCTCATGATCTACCCTGAGGGACCTAGGGTTCGAGACAAGGTCAGCCATGGAGAGGCCAACTTACAGGATATCCCAGAATCCTTGGCCCTTGCTGTTCTTGTTGCTGTGGTAATGGTCATGTGGAAATGTTCAGAATTTACAACTTCCAATGAG aatgaGTTAATAAAAGATCTAGCCATATTTGAGTCCCTGTACTGCTCTGCATTCCACCCTATGTCAATTATCAAGCAAAAG ATAGTACAAATATTGGATATTGTTGCCAAGTTACCTGATGCCATGCAGTATGATGAAACTTTATCTTTAAA AGTTCTTAGTCCAACATTTGAGCTATGCAAGGAGGACAGAGAAATGTTCGAGGAGATACAGAGTGTTACTGAAGACTTGGTGCTGTTTATTTGTCAGGACTGGGATATTCAGCTGACTCCCGAGGAAATCAACAAATG TCTTTTTCAGGTGTTTAGTGATGGGAAAGTAATAATCAAGCTTTGTTTGAAGGAGAAACTCTCTACTCTCTATAGATTCAGTGCCAACCAACAAATTTCCCAG GCATCTAACAGTCACATCAGTGGACGGACAGGTGCTTGTCTGGCGGAGATTGCTGGTCTGTTGACTCGAGTGTTGACAGAGCTAGAGTGCATGATTGTACAGGTGCTGAGTGCACTAAGGTCAAGACAGGAACAGCTGGAGAAGAGGCTACTCAGATCCAGACAGAGGGACAACCTTATGCGGCTCATCAGAGG CTGTCCATTCTTTCACCACTGTGTACACTTCGTATTGCTGGTCTGTTCCTGGAAGCTGCTTACTCTAAACAAGCAGACAGGTCCCAAACTTATCAG GTTTCTGAAGCAGCTTCTACAGTTTGTCGAAAACCTAAGGACATTTACCAGTTCAGACAAAAATAAGTGGACAGAATGTGTGTCCTTGTACAGGGAGTTCATAcccaaggtcaaggtcacattgAGTGATCTTATGAACACACCAACCTCCAGAAAATGA
- the LOC105340341 gene encoding endoplasmic reticulum membrane-associated RNA degradation protein isoform X4 gives MNQTVEDSLNFLNSPNPSHHILALQLMSSILERTLGDVFENESSSQCPSLLKDILNSEEINQVFGKHVVQILRALMGPPTSLNLRNVVWHGFPNIGEIPRRYGCFLYLTLPSLGKILDEKGKGIQTHRQLMKLSLNVDNTCDIPDLIPQIPLVKELIEVTQPFHSRQALLQCSLELMAERRYTYAVALLLPQLEHILRLMFASVNNCSERVLTAESDTLYTTLDEIFEKYLPNGDVNKISEALGESLMDLLFDLMIYPEGPRVRDKVSHGEANLQDIPESLALAVLVAVVMVMWKCSEFTTSNENELIKDLAIFESLYCSAFHPMSIIKQKIVQILDIVAKLPDAMQYDETLSLKVLSPTFELCKEDREMFEEIQSVTEDLVLFICQDWDIQLTPEEINKCLFQVFSDGKVIIKLCLKEKLSTLYRFSANQQISQASNSHISGRTGACLAEIAGLLTRVLTELECMIVQVLSALRSRQEQLEKRLLRSRQRDNLMRLIRGCPFFHHCVHFVLLVCSWKLLTLNKQTGPKLIRFLKQLLQFVENLRTFTSSDKNKWTECVSLYREFIPKVKVTLSDLMNTPTSRK, from the exons ATGAACCAg ACAGTAGAAGATTCTCTGAACTTTCTGAACTCACCTAATCCGTCCCACCATATCCTAGCTCTACAGCTGATGTCGTCCATTCTAGAGAGAACACTGGGTGAT gtttttgaaaatgaaagttcCTCTCAATGCCCTTCCCTTTTGAAAGACATTCTTAACTCAGAGGAGATAAACCAAGTGTTTGGAAAACATGTG GTACAGATTTTGCGAGCGTTGATGGGCCCACCGACATCGCTGAACCTGAGGAATGTAGTGTGGCATGGATTTCCTAACATTGGGGAAATACCAAGGAG ATATGGATGTTTTCTTTACCTTACCCTTCCAAGCTTGGGTAAAATCTTAGATGAGAAGGGGAAGGGTATACAGACCCATAGACAGCTGATGAAGCTCAGTCTCAACGTGGATAATACATGTGATATTCCTG ACTTGATCCCACAAATTCCACTGGTGAAGGAGTTGATTGAGGTCACGCAACCATTCCACAGCCGGCAGGCATTGTTACAGTGCTCGCTCGAGTTGATGGCGGAGAGGCGGTATACATATGCAGTCGCCTTGTTACTTCCTCAgctagaacacattttacgacTGATGTTTGCCTCAGTCAACAACTGCTCAGAGCGAGTTCTTACAGCCGAG TCAGATACATTGTACACAACACTGGATGAG atttttgaaaaatacttgcCAAATGgagatgtaaacaaaatttctgAGGCACTTGGAGAAAGCCTCATG GATTTGTTGTTTGACCTCATGATCTACCCTGAGGGACCTAGGGTTCGAGACAAGGTCAGCCATGGAGAGGCCAACTTACAGGATATCCCAGAATCCTTGGCCCTTGCTGTTCTTGTTGCTGTGGTAATGGTCATGTGGAAATGTTCAGAATTTACAACTTCCAATGAG aatgaGTTAATAAAAGATCTAGCCATATTTGAGTCCCTGTACTGCTCTGCATTCCACCCTATGTCAATTATCAAGCAAAAG ATAGTACAAATATTGGATATTGTTGCCAAGTTACCTGATGCCATGCAGTATGATGAAACTTTATCTTTAAA AGTTCTTAGTCCAACATTTGAGCTATGCAAGGAGGACAGAGAAATGTTCGAGGAGATACAGAGTGTTACTGAAGACTTGGTGCTGTTTATTTGTCAGGACTGGGATATTCAGCTGACTCCCGAGGAAATCAACAAATG TCTTTTTCAGGTGTTTAGTGATGGGAAAGTAATAATCAAGCTTTGTTTGAAGGAGAAACTCTCTACTCTCTATAGATTCAGTGCCAACCAACAAATTTCCCAG GCATCTAACAGTCACATCAGTGGACGGACAGGTGCTTGTCTGGCGGAGATTGCTGGTCTGTTGACTCGAGTGTTGACAGAGCTAGAGTGCATGATTGTACAGGTGCTGAGTGCACTAAGGTCAAGACAGGAACAGCTGGAGAAGAGGCTACTCAGATCCAGACAGAGGGACAACCTTATGCGGCTCATCAGAGG CTGTCCATTCTTTCACCACTGTGTACACTTCGTATTGCTGGTCTGTTCCTGGAAGCTGCTTACTCTAAACAAGCAGACAGGTCCCAAACTTATCAG GTTTCTGAAGCAGCTTCTACAGTTTGTCGAAAACCTAAGGACATTTACCAGTTCAGACAAAAATAAGTGGACAGAATGTGTGTCCTTGTACAGGGAGTTCATAcccaaggtcaaggtcacattgAGTGATCTTATGAACACACCAACCTCCAGAAAATGA
- the LOC105340342 gene encoding trace amine-associated receptor 9-like yields MENVSSSAGALESHAPHSFGAFDYGYIVITALLTPSALCFSTLVIGVIGKFKRLQTPTNFFIASLASADILVALMIPLFTTSLLLPANLTHELICSVSTRLLILSCGASILSLAAVAFDRYIALTNSLEYVQIMTKKKTFSLIAAAWFYSGLVVSIPLTFTEENSGKSLKAKCGFGQIHPRVHLLFASMLFFPACVLIFFCYYKIFTIAKHQSRAIYDQEQSLANVIHTRYVNRDCKYAKTLAVLILVFIVFWFPFQFTLLLIALSDIHVNDEVLNFLLFLATFNSVMNPWLYAYKNTHIRSAFRKISSSVSSAFRQTTRHDSSSTPEEPSVSSDYKLNQPDSRMEPVDILQQLDLNSDMFAEDCWAYEPKKMSVHSVGSTITQNGRKIVVPSLVIEDMEGTPELKMQKTESVSTQDQSVDFMIHM; encoded by the coding sequence ATGGAGAACGTCTCGTCTTCGGCTGGAGCTCTAGAGAGCCACGCTCCTCACAGTTTCGGCGCCTTTGACTACGGTTACATTGTGATCACGGCGCTCCTGACGCCTTCCGCTCTGTGTTTCAGCACTTTGGTCATCGGGGTCATCGGCAAATTCAAACGACTGCAGACGCCGACGAACTTCTTCATCGCTTCCCTCGCCTCGGCGGATATTTTGGTGGCGTTGATGATTCCACTGTTCACGACGTCGTTACTTCTTCCGGCTAATCTGACCCACGAGCTGATATGTTCCGTCTCCACTCGTCTGCTCATCCTGTCCTGTGGTGCTTCAATTTTGTCTTTGGCAGCTGTGGCTTTTGATCGCTACATTGCTTTAACAAATTCTTTAGAATATGTTCAGATCATGACAAAAAAGAAGACGTTCTCTTTAATAGCTGCTGCCTGGTTTTACTCTGGGCTGGTGGTTTCTATCCCGCTGACTTTCACAGAGGAGAATTCCGGGAAGAGTCTAAAAGCGAAATGTGGATTTGGGCAAATCCATCCGCGAGTTCACCTTCTCTTCGCGAGTATGTTGTTTTTCCCTGCATGTGTGCTCATATTTTTCTGTTATTATAAGATTTTCACCATTGCCAAACATCAAAGTCGAGCTATATATGATCAAGAACAGTCTTTGGCGAATGTCATCCACACCCGGTACGTGAACCGCGACTGTAAGTACGCCAAGACTCTGGCCGTACTGATCCTGGTGTTCATCGTCTTCTGGTTCCCCTTCCAGTTCACTCTTCTTTTGATCGCTCTTTCAGACATTCATGTGAACGACGAAGTATTGAATTTCCTCCTCTTTCTGGCAACATTCAACAGCGTGATGAACCCTTGGCTTTATGCTTACAAGAACACCCACATTCGATCTGCCTTCCGAAAAATTTCTTCATCAGTATCGTCTGCGTTTAGGCAGACCACGCGCCATGATTCTTCGTCAACGCCAGAAGAGCCCTCTGTGTCGTCCGACTACAAACTTAATCAGCCGGACAGTCGGATGGAGCCGGTGGATATTCTACAACAGCTCGATTTAAACTCAGACATGTTTGCGGAAGACTGTTGGGCCTACGAGCCGAAGAAAATGTCCGTCCATTCCGTAGGCTCCACCATAACTCAGAACGGGCGCAAGATCGTGGTACCCAGTCTCGTCATTGAGGACATGGAGGGAACGCCGGAACTCAAGATGCAGAAGACAGAATCAGTGTCAACTCAGGACCAGTCTGTTGACTTCATGATTCATATGTGA
- the LOC105340343 gene encoding potassium channel subfamily K member 16, producing the protein MMTSDGPGWKRMVVLFVLVVVYLCVGAAIFSHIEGDPEIERRLQLEAFLKNFIGNHSCLDHEDLIGVLREVNQEFTFALNTLRNRTVYTQWDFTGAFSFVVTVVTTIGYGNLAPRTYPGKVALVVYALIGIPITLIMLNYLGQLLTRLSTRVNKCRLCSAKPLVNKVLNMVLIVMLGLTILFILPASAFSYFEDWTVLEALYYCFVTLSTIGFGDYIAAMSENSLGTRGLEDVYRVVTYVWILFGLAYLSLLINYISNVFIKKAEEMERLTKEKLEAEVSRLQQELSKTGKSVYKTAANVKSSVKGKVWEAPSNGIDQETGSVTLLRIAQLDES; encoded by the exons ATGATGACGTCGGACGGTCCGGGGTGGAAGCGGATGGTAGTTCTGTTTGTTTTGGTGGTCGTTTACTTGTGCGTGGGAGCTGCTATCTTCAGCCATATTGAGGGCGATCCAGAAATAGAACGACGCCTCCAGCTAGAGGCATTCCTCAAAAACTTCATAG GTAACCACAGCTGCCTGGACCACGAGGATCTGATTGGGGTATTACGCGAGGTGAATCAGGAGTTCACGTTTGCACTGAACACTCTACGTAACAGAACAGTGTACACCCAGTGGGATTTCACTGGCGCCTTTTCTTTCGTTGTCACGGTCGTGACTACTATAG GTTACGGAAACCTCGCTCCCCGGACGTATCCCGGCAAGGTGGCGCTGGTAGTCTACGCCCTGATCGGGATCCCCATCACCCTAATCATGCTGAACTACCTGGGTCAGTTGCTGACGCGGCTCTCTACCCGGGTCAACAAGTGCAGGCTGTGCTCGGCCAAGCCGCTAGTCAACAAGGTGTTGAACATGGTACTGATTGTGATGCTGGGGCTGACCATCCTGTTCATCCTCCCAGCCTCCGCCTTCAGCTACTTCGAGGACTGGACGGTCCTGGAGGCGCTCTATTACTGCTTCGTTACTCTCAGTACTATAGGATTTGGAGATTATATAGCAG CTATGTCGGAGAACAGCCTGGGTACCCGTGGTCTGGAGGACGTGTACCGTGTGGTCACCTACGTGTGGATTCTGTTCGGTCTGGCCTACTTATCGCTTCTAATAAACTACATCTCCAATGTATTCATTAAGAAGGCTGAAGAAATGGAGCGACTCACAAAAGAGAAACTAGAG GCAGAGGTGTCTAGACTACAACAAGAATTATCAAAAACCGGCAAGTCTGTCTACAAAACAGCGGCGAACGTCAAATCTAGCGTAAAGGGCAAAGTGTGGGAAGCGCCCTCTAACGGCATTGATCAGGAGACAGGGAGCGTGACCCTGCTACGTATAGCTCAACTAGACGAAAGTTAG